In one Bacillus thuringiensis genomic region, the following are encoded:
- a CDS encoding YhgE/Pip domain-containing protein, which yields MKQIWRIYKTDLRNVAKHWAAIVIVLGLMILPSLYAWFNIKASWDPYGNTKEVPIAVSNQDAGSNLRGKDINIGKEIVDSLKKNKNLGWKFVDEKQAIYGVERGDYYASITIPKDFSEKIATVLDENPKKPELDYYVNEKVNAIAPKITAKGASGITEEISKNFVKTANGEIFKVFNDLGIDLETNLPSIEKVKDLVFKLEAQFPEMNTLMDKALDDATRAEDVVKVAQKELPVVESVINDGQEALGNLDKFFARNDETLQRAPGTIKNNLMVMQKGLDGAAAITDFLKNPSLDFNLALPDPAKFPVLPNITIPQVPQIPEIPALPQVNGEGYKNIAKNINQTVNNVFSSIRVGTTYAQGVINGLQNGNFDPEKAKQDLNKVSETLQGRADSVSYLIDVFTKFKESASTDFGKEFFQKRIEKLTNLKSAIENANGGVKDIANIIGTGQEVKQDVRDAANKKLDTINNLVNQAEADYNATFVADFEKAVSTAEQLKNKAENVKEDAQQLRGNLNQDIKKANELVNQTNEALDNGREKYDKAVNDYSRLKIELEKAREDLSNKGVNGLDSTKVALNDLNGQFKASWNLVNDMIPVLESTNKVLADVNSDKNLNGTISKLNKAKDGLQKGMELTDKGIDAINKGQKPAADVIESINQVSKSVSGQIGDILAKYDSEITPNFNAAIARTKEMSKNTSQILKEADKKLPDVKKLLEDSSKGLVDGKKKLADIKAEMPATEKKIKELADKIRDFESEEDLKDIIRLLKNDVEKQSDYFANPVNLKENKLFAMPNYGSAMSPFYTVLALWVGALLMVSLLTVEVHEEGANYKSHEIYFGRLLTFLTIGLSQAFIVSMGDIFLLGTYVVDKFWFVLFSLFIGGVFVCIVYSLVSIFGNVGKSMAIILLVLQVAGSGGTFPIQMTPAFFQAIYPFLPFTYAISAIRETVGGMLWDIVTRDLLVLSAFVVVMIVAALLLKTPINKSSEKFVENAKGSKIIH from the coding sequence ATGAAACAGATTTGGCGTATTTATAAGACAGATTTACGGAATGTAGCCAAACATTGGGCTGCAATTGTTATTGTTTTAGGATTAATGATTTTACCATCGTTATATGCATGGTTTAACATTAAAGCTTCTTGGGATCCGTATGGAAATACAAAAGAGGTTCCCATTGCAGTTTCTAACCAAGATGCAGGTTCTAATTTAAGAGGGAAAGACATTAATATCGGGAAAGAGATTGTAGACTCCCTTAAGAAAAACAAAAATCTTGGCTGGAAATTTGTAGATGAAAAACAAGCAATTTACGGAGTTGAGCGTGGGGATTATTATGCAAGTATTACGATTCCAAAAGACTTCTCTGAAAAAATTGCAACTGTTCTGGATGAAAATCCTAAAAAACCAGAACTGGATTATTATGTGAATGAAAAAGTAAACGCGATTGCACCGAAGATTACAGCAAAAGGTGCATCAGGCATTACAGAAGAAATTAGTAAAAACTTTGTAAAAACAGCAAACGGTGAGATTTTTAAAGTTTTCAATGATCTTGGAATCGATTTAGAAACAAATTTACCAAGTATCGAAAAAGTAAAAGATCTTGTATTTAAGTTAGAAGCGCAGTTCCCAGAAATGAATACACTTATGGATAAGGCATTAGATGATGCAACTCGAGCAGAAGATGTTGTGAAAGTAGCGCAAAAAGAGTTGCCGGTTGTAGAGAGTGTTATAAATGATGGGCAAGAAGCGTTAGGGAATTTAGATAAATTCTTTGCTAGAAATGATGAAACATTGCAACGTGCTCCAGGAACTATTAAGAATAATTTAATGGTAATGCAAAAAGGTTTAGATGGTGCGGCGGCAATTACGGATTTCTTAAAGAATCCATCATTGGATTTCAATCTGGCACTTCCAGATCCAGCTAAATTCCCAGTGTTGCCTAATATAACTATTCCGCAAGTACCACAAATACCAGAAATTCCAGCGTTACCGCAAGTGAATGGTGAGGGGTATAAAAACATTGCTAAAAATATTAATCAAACTGTAAATAATGTTTTTAGTTCAATACGTGTCGGAACAACTTATGCACAAGGCGTTATAAATGGGTTGCAAAATGGTAATTTTGATCCAGAAAAAGCGAAACAAGATCTTAATAAGGTTTCTGAGACGCTGCAAGGTCGAGCAGATAGTGTTTCATATTTAATTGATGTCTTTACTAAATTTAAAGAGTCTGCATCAACTGATTTTGGAAAAGAATTCTTTCAAAAGAGAATAGAAAAATTAACAAACCTTAAATCAGCTATTGAAAATGCAAATGGTGGCGTTAAAGATATTGCCAATATTATTGGTACAGGGCAAGAAGTGAAACAAGATGTAAGAGATGCTGCTAATAAAAAATTGGATACAATAAATAACTTGGTAAATCAAGCAGAAGCAGATTATAATGCGACGTTTGTAGCAGATTTCGAAAAAGCAGTAAGCACAGCTGAGCAATTGAAAAACAAAGCTGAGAATGTAAAAGAAGATGCGCAGCAACTAAGAGGTAATTTAAATCAAGATATCAAAAAGGCAAATGAGTTAGTAAACCAAACAAATGAAGCGTTAGACAACGGTAGAGAAAAATATGATAAAGCTGTAAATGATTACAGCAGATTAAAAATAGAGCTTGAAAAAGCAAGAGAAGACTTAAGTAACAAAGGTGTTAATGGATTAGATTCTACAAAAGTAGCCTTAAATGATTTGAATGGGCAGTTCAAAGCAAGTTGGAATTTAGTTAATGACATGATTCCAGTTCTGGAAAGTACAAATAAAGTGTTAGCTGATGTGAATAGTGATAAAAACCTTAATGGTACAATTTCTAAGTTAAATAAAGCAAAAGATGGTTTGCAAAAAGGAATGGAGTTAACTGATAAAGGAATTGACGCTATTAATAAAGGTCAAAAACCAGCAGCTGATGTTATTGAAAGTATTAATCAAGTGTCTAAAAGTGTTTCGGGCCAAATTGGTGACATTTTAGCTAAATATGACTCAGAAATCACTCCAAATTTCAATGCAGCAATTGCTCGCACAAAAGAGATGTCTAAAAACACATCTCAAATTTTAAAAGAGGCAGACAAAAAGCTTCCAGATGTTAAAAAATTACTAGAAGATTCATCAAAAGGCTTAGTAGACGGGAAAAAGAAATTAGCAGATATTAAAGCTGAAATGCCAGCTACTGAGAAAAAGATTAAAGAATTAGCAGATAAAATTCGTGATTTTGAATCTGAAGAGGATTTAAAAGACATCATACGCTTATTGAAAAACGATGTTGAAAAGCAAAGTGATTACTTTGCGAATCCAGTAAATTTAAAAGAGAATAAATTATTTGCGATGCCGAACTACGGTTCAGCGATGTCACCATTCTATACAGTGCTTGCATTATGGGTAGGCGCATTATTAATGGTTTCATTATTAACGGTAGAAGTACACGAAGAGGGCGCGAATTATAAGAGCCATGAAATTTACTTCGGACGTTTATTAACATTCTTAACGATAGGTCTTTCACAAGCGTTTATCGTATCGATGGGAGATATATTCTTACTCGGTACGTACGTAGTCGATAAGTTCTGGTTTGTGTTATTTAGTTTATTTATTGGTGGAGTCTTCGTTTGTATCGTATACTCACTCGTTTCTATTTTCGGAAACGTTGGGAAATCGATGGCAATCATTTTACTTGTACTGCAAGTAGCAGGATCGGGCGGAACATTCCCAATCCAAATGACACCAGCGTTCTTCCAAGCGATTTATCCGTTCTTACCATTCACATACGCAATTAGCGCAATTCGTGAAACAGTTGGCGGAATGCTTTGGGATATCGTAACGCGAGATTTACTTGTGTTAAGTGCTTTCGTAGTAGTTATGATCGTTGCTGCGTTATTACTGAAAACACCAATTAACAAATCAAGTGAAAAATTTGTTGAGAATGCAAAAGGAAGTAAAATCATTCACTAA
- the topB gene encoding DNA topoisomerase III → MSKSVVIAEKPSVARDIARVLKCDKKGNGYLEGSKYIVTWALGHLVTLADPESYDVKYKKWNLEDLPMLPERLKLTVIKQTGKQFNAVKSQLLRKDVNEIIVATDAGREGELVARWIIDKVKINKPIKRLWISSVTDKAIKDGFANLKPGKAYDNLYASAVARSEADWYIGLNATRALTTRFNAQLNCGRVQTPTVAMIASREDEIKNFKAQTYYGIEAQTMEKLKLTWQDANGNSRSFNKEKIDGIVKSLDKQNATVVEIDKKQKKSFSPGLYDLTELQRDANKKFGYSAKETLNIMQKLYEQHKVLTYPRTDSRYISSDIVGTLPERLKACGVGEYRPFAHKVLQKPIKPNKSFVDDSKVSDHHAIIPTEGYVNFSAFTDKERKIYDLVVKRFLAVLFPAFEYEQLTLRTKVGSETFIARGKTILHAGWKEVYENRFEDDDVTDDVKEQILPHIEKGDTLTVKLLMQTSGQTKAPARFNEATLLSAMENPTKYMDTQNKQLADTLKSTGGLGTVATRADIIDKLFNSFLIEKRGKDIHITSKGRQLLDLVPEELKSPTLTGEWEQKLEAIAKGKLKKEVFISEMKNYTKEIVSEIKSSDKKYKHDNISTKSCPDCGKPMLEVNGKKGKMLVCQDRECGHRKNVSRTTNARCPQCKKKLELRGEGAGQIFACKCGYREKLSTFQERRKKESGNKADKRDVQKYMKQQKKEEEPLNNPFAEALKKLKFD, encoded by the coding sequence ATGTCAAAAAGCGTTGTAATCGCTGAAAAACCTTCCGTTGCACGAGATATTGCTCGTGTACTGAAGTGTGATAAAAAAGGAAACGGCTATCTTGAGGGTAGTAAATATATTGTAACTTGGGCTTTAGGCCATCTTGTTACATTAGCTGATCCAGAAAGCTATGATGTGAAATATAAAAAGTGGAATTTAGAAGATTTACCGATGCTACCTGAGCGTTTGAAATTAACGGTTATTAAACAAACTGGTAAACAATTTAATGCTGTAAAAAGTCAGCTACTTAGAAAAGATGTAAATGAAATTATTGTAGCAACAGACGCTGGACGTGAAGGGGAATTAGTCGCACGCTGGATTATCGATAAAGTTAAGATAAATAAACCAATCAAACGTTTATGGATTTCTTCTGTAACCGATAAAGCAATTAAAGATGGTTTTGCAAATTTAAAACCAGGTAAAGCCTATGACAATTTATACGCTTCAGCAGTTGCGCGTTCAGAAGCTGACTGGTATATCGGTCTTAATGCAACTCGTGCTTTAACGACTCGCTTTAATGCCCAGTTAAATTGTGGCCGTGTGCAAACCCCTACTGTTGCTATGATTGCTAGTCGCGAGGATGAAATAAAGAACTTCAAAGCACAAACTTACTACGGCATCGAAGCTCAAACAATGGAGAAGCTCAAACTTACTTGGCAAGATGCAAATGGCAATAGCCGTAGTTTTAATAAAGAAAAAATCGATGGTATTGTAAAAAGTTTAGATAAACAAAATGCTACTGTTGTGGAAATTGATAAGAAACAGAAGAAGTCATTCTCTCCTGGTCTTTACGATTTAACTGAATTGCAACGTGATGCAAATAAAAAGTTCGGTTACTCTGCTAAAGAAACATTAAATATTATGCAAAAATTGTATGAACAGCATAAAGTGCTAACGTACCCTCGTACAGATTCACGCTACATTTCATCTGATATCGTTGGAACACTTCCAGAACGTCTAAAAGCATGTGGTGTTGGAGAATACCGTCCCTTCGCACATAAAGTATTACAAAAGCCTATCAAACCTAACAAATCATTTGTTGATGATAGTAAAGTAAGCGATCATCATGCGATTATTCCAACAGAAGGATACGTTAACTTCTCAGCATTCACAGATAAAGAACGCAAAATTTATGATTTAGTTGTAAAACGTTTCTTAGCTGTTTTATTCCCAGCATTCGAATATGAGCAACTAACATTACGTACCAAAGTTGGTAGTGAAACGTTCATTGCACGCGGAAAAACGATTTTACATGCTGGTTGGAAGGAAGTATACGAAAATCGATTTGAAGACGATGATGTAACTGATGACGTAAAAGAGCAGATTCTACCTCACATTGAAAAGGGCGATACATTAACTGTAAAGTTACTTATGCAAACATCAGGCCAAACGAAAGCACCTGCACGCTTTAATGAAGCAACTTTACTTTCAGCAATGGAGAATCCTACAAAATATATGGATACGCAAAATAAACAACTTGCTGATACGTTAAAATCAACTGGTGGATTAGGTACTGTAGCGACACGTGCAGATATTATCGACAAACTTTTCAATTCTTTCTTAATTGAAAAACGTGGTAAAGATATTCACATTACATCAAAAGGTCGTCAATTACTTGATTTAGTACCAGAAGAATTAAAATCACCTACACTAACTGGTGAATGGGAACAAAAACTTGAGGCAATTGCAAAAGGAAAATTAAAGAAAGAAGTATTCATTTCGGAAATGAAGAACTATACGAAAGAAATTGTTTCTGAAATTAAATCGAGTGATAAAAAATATAAACATGACAACATTTCAACGAAGTCTTGTCCAGATTGCGGTAAACCAATGCTAGAAGTAAACGGCAAAAAGGGAAAAATGCTCGTATGCCAAGATCGTGAATGTGGTCATCGTAAAAATGTATCTCGTACAACAAACGCTCGCTGTCCGCAATGTAAAAAGAAACTAGAATTACGTGGTGAGGGTGCAGGCCAAATTTTCGCATGTAAATGTGGCTATCGCGAGAAATTATCAACATTCCAAGAGCGACGTAAAAAAGAATCTGGAAACAAAGCCGATAAACGTGACGTTCAAAAATATATGAAACAACAGAAAAAAGAAGAAGAACCATTAAATAACCCATTCGCAGAAGCATTAAAAAAATTAAAATTTGATTAA
- the thiM gene encoding hydroxyethylthiazole kinase gives MNMKEISKVVDLVRESNPLVHNITNVVVTNFTANGLLALGASPVMAYAKEEVAEMASIAGALVLNMGTLRPEEVEAMLLAGKSANANNVPVLFDPVGAGATSYRTEVARHIPAEIDLAIIRGNAAEIANVINEKWEIKGVDAGTGHGNVVSIARQAADELNTVAVITGKEDVVTDGERTIVIRNGHPILTKVTGTGCLLTSVIGAFVAVEKDYVKAAVAALTFYGVAAELAAAKTVEKGPGSFQIEFLNQLANTTSDDIEKYGKIEELK, from the coding sequence ATGAATATGAAAGAAATTAGTAAAGTAGTGGATTTGGTGAGAGAATCTAATCCGCTTGTTCATAATATTACAAATGTTGTTGTAACAAATTTTACTGCTAACGGTTTGTTGGCACTTGGGGCATCGCCTGTAATGGCGTATGCAAAAGAAGAAGTAGCAGAAATGGCTAGCATTGCTGGAGCGTTAGTATTAAATATGGGGACACTTCGTCCTGAAGAAGTAGAAGCGATGTTACTCGCAGGTAAATCAGCAAATGCGAACAATGTGCCAGTACTATTTGATCCAGTTGGTGCAGGAGCAACTTCGTATCGAACAGAAGTTGCGAGACATATTCCGGCTGAAATCGATTTAGCAATTATCCGCGGAAATGCAGCTGAAATAGCAAATGTTATTAATGAGAAATGGGAAATTAAAGGGGTAGACGCTGGTACTGGACATGGCAATGTTGTAAGTATTGCAAGGCAGGCAGCAGACGAATTAAATACAGTTGCGGTTATTACTGGAAAAGAAGATGTTGTTACAGATGGAGAGAGAACTATTGTTATTCGAAACGGTCACCCTATTTTAACGAAAGTTACGGGAACAGGTTGTTTACTAACTTCGGTAATAGGAGCATTTGTAGCAGTAGAAAAAGATTATGTAAAAGCAGCAGTAGCTGCATTAACATTTTATGGAGTAGCAGCGGAACTAGCAGCGGCTAAAACGGTAGAAAAAGGACCTGGTAGTTTCCAAATTGAATTTTTAAATCAGTTAGCGAATACTACTTCTGATGATATTGAGAAGTATGGGAAGATTGAGGAGTTAAAGTAA
- the thiE gene encoding thiamine phosphate synthase has translation MRIETKKMSKLLQVYFIMGSNNCAKDPLSVLKEALDGGVTLFQFREKGEGALIGEERVRFAKELQALCKEYSVPFIVNDDVELAIELDADGVHVGQDDEGITSVREKMGDKIIGVSAHTIEEARFAIENGADYLGVGPIFPTSTKKDTKAVQGTKGLAYFREQGITVPIVGIGGITIENTVAVIEAGADGVSVISAISLAESAYESTRKLAEEVKRSL, from the coding sequence ATGCGCATTGAAACAAAGAAAATGTCTAAGTTATTACAGGTGTATTTTATTATGGGAAGTAATAATTGCGCGAAGGATCCTTTATCTGTATTGAAAGAAGCATTAGATGGTGGAGTGACACTTTTTCAATTTCGTGAAAAGGGAGAAGGGGCTTTAATTGGAGAAGAAAGAGTGCGTTTTGCAAAAGAATTGCAGGCGCTTTGTAAGGAATATAGTGTTCCTTTCATTGTAAATGATGATGTAGAATTAGCCATTGAATTAGATGCAGATGGTGTTCATGTAGGACAAGATGATGAAGGAATTACATCTGTTCGTGAAAAAATGGGAGATAAAATTATCGGCGTATCTGCTCATACAATTGAAGAAGCACGCTTTGCAATCGAAAACGGAGCAGATTATTTAGGTGTTGGACCTATTTTCCCAACGAGTACGAAAAAAGATACGAAAGCGGTTCAAGGAACGAAAGGATTAGCTTATTTTAGAGAACAAGGAATTACAGTGCCAATCGTTGGTATTGGTGGGATTACAATTGAAAATACAGTGGCAGTTATAGAAGCGGGTGCGGACGGTGTTTCAGTTATTTCAGCAATTAGCTTAGCTGAATCTGCGTATGAAAGTACGAGAAAATTAGCTGAAGAAGTAAAGAGAAGTTTGTAG
- a CDS encoding anaerobic C4-dicarboxylate transporter family protein, whose translation MFWLQFLTLLLCIFIGARLGGVGLGVMGGVGMAILVFVFHLQPTAPPIDVMLMILAVITAAGALQAAGGMDYLVHLAEKALRKNPKRITFFAPIVTYLFTLCAGTGHVAYSVLPVIAEVSRESGIRPERPMSIAVIASQQAITASPISAATVALLAMLADYKITLLDILKVSIPSTFIACMLAAFVASKMGKELNEDPEYLKRLNEGMIPKLEEKKEFVGVKGAKLSVILFLVGTFLVVLLGSFEALRPGWIVDGKLARLSMPNTIEMVMLTIAALIIIFCKPNVESIVSGNVFKAGATAVVAIFGIAWMGDTFFNGNLNMIQGSIQHLVTSAPWLFAIALFILSILLYSQAATVRALMPLGLSLGIPPALLIAMFPAVNGYFFIPNYGTIVAAINFDRTGTTGIGKYVLNHSFMIPGLIATFTSIGIGMLLISIMF comes from the coding sequence ATGTTTTGGCTACAATTTCTTACCTTGTTACTCTGTATTTTTATTGGTGCACGCCTAGGCGGAGTTGGTTTAGGAGTAATGGGTGGAGTTGGTATGGCAATACTCGTTTTTGTCTTCCACTTACAACCTACCGCGCCTCCTATCGATGTAATGCTTATGATTTTGGCAGTAATTACAGCTGCTGGTGCTTTGCAAGCTGCTGGAGGAATGGACTATCTTGTTCATCTAGCTGAAAAAGCATTACGAAAAAATCCAAAGCGTATTACTTTTTTTGCTCCAATTGTTACTTATTTATTCACACTATGTGCAGGTACTGGTCACGTTGCCTATTCTGTACTTCCTGTTATTGCAGAAGTCTCTCGTGAATCAGGGATTAGACCGGAACGCCCAATGTCGATTGCCGTAATCGCTTCTCAACAAGCAATTACAGCTAGTCCAATTTCAGCTGCCACAGTTGCTCTTTTAGCAATGTTAGCTGACTATAAAATCACTTTATTAGATATTTTAAAAGTGAGTATTCCTTCTACTTTCATTGCTTGTATGTTAGCAGCATTTGTTGCTAGTAAGATGGGAAAAGAATTAAATGAAGACCCTGAATACTTAAAACGATTAAACGAAGGAATGATTCCTAAACTTGAAGAGAAAAAAGAATTTGTAGGTGTAAAGGGCGCCAAATTATCAGTTATCCTTTTCCTTGTAGGAACCTTCCTTGTTGTACTTCTTGGTTCATTTGAAGCACTTCGTCCAGGATGGATAGTTGATGGGAAGTTAGCTCGTCTTTCCATGCCGAACACAATTGAGATGGTTATGTTAACTATCGCGGCCCTTATTATTATTTTCTGTAAACCAAATGTAGAAAGCATTGTATCTGGTAACGTCTTTAAAGCAGGAGCAACAGCAGTTGTTGCTATTTTCGGTATCGCTTGGATGGGAGATACTTTCTTTAACGGAAACTTAAATATGATTCAAGGATCCATTCAGCATTTAGTAACAAGTGCACCATGGCTATTTGCTATCGCATTATTCATTCTATCTATTTTACTGTACAGCCAAGCAGCAACAGTTCGTGCCTTAATGCCACTTGGACTATCTCTTGGTATTCCGCCAGCATTACTGATTGCTATGTTCCCTGCAGTGAACGGATACTTCTTCATTCCAAACTATGGAACAATCGTTGCTGCCATTAACTTCGACCGCACTGGTACAACAGGTATCGGTAAATACGTATTAAATCATAGTTTTATGATTCCGGGCCTAATTGCAACATTTACTTCTATCGGAATTGGAATGCTCTTAATTTCAATTATGTTTTAA
- a CDS encoding methyl-accepting chemotaxis protein has protein sequence MKKYWHKLSFLQKNVLLTVLVILTLVGSMGALSFNMFQNSMMSLFERQSIETGEIVLKKLDLELVRDMAKDPTAEKVKKEKLTEKLDEVSKELKSVGQTYVTGAKPNEKRELKLVGLTTELTNAFPIKTGDYYEQPAHWMKAYDKVIDTKKAQMTEVYEDEIGSWVTILEPITDGENNIVAIIAADLDASIVPITKEKFMIQGLLFIIISLAIATITQFFIVRHSLAPLKDLREGLRKIGEGDLSIKLKERPDDIGIINVYFNNTIEKFKGIIDKVRQTAEQVSSSSQELSASTEENSMAVQEIASSIEGLRVGAQSQKTSVQQCLGIVHGMEDKVEEITGAAKQVAVASEGMEQHSIEGNEVIGQIINQMSLIQNAVQDLSSIIYSLETRSKEISDIVTVITGISNQTNLLALNASIEASRAGAAGRGFAVVADEVRKLAEQTEASAKDIAKLIGETQAETEDAVVSMQKGSKEVETGISLVQSSGDFFEKISKSAQSVTDQVKAVSGNSSDILQNSQNIVQVVNELSHIANTYANSSSNVEESMKEQEISVQDIAELATSLSWLSQELQELIGEFKSE, from the coding sequence ATGAAAAAATATTGGCATAAGTTATCGTTCCTTCAAAAGAACGTCTTATTAACCGTACTAGTTATTTTGACGCTTGTTGGAAGTATGGGTGCGTTAAGTTTCAACATGTTTCAAAATAGTATGATGTCTTTATTTGAAAGGCAGTCTATTGAAACAGGAGAAATAGTATTAAAAAAATTGGATTTAGAGTTAGTTAGAGACATGGCGAAAGATCCTACAGCCGAAAAAGTGAAAAAAGAAAAGTTAACAGAGAAATTAGATGAAGTTTCAAAAGAATTGAAAAGTGTTGGACAAACGTATGTTACAGGAGCAAAGCCGAATGAAAAGCGAGAATTAAAACTCGTTGGTTTGACTACAGAGTTAACAAATGCATTCCCTATAAAGACGGGAGATTATTATGAACAACCCGCTCATTGGATGAAGGCATACGATAAAGTGATTGATACGAAAAAGGCACAAATGACAGAAGTATATGAAGATGAAATAGGTTCGTGGGTGACAATATTAGAACCAATTACGGATGGAGAAAACAATATTGTTGCAATTATTGCGGCTGACCTAGATGCTTCCATTGTTCCTATTACAAAAGAGAAGTTTATGATACAGGGCTTACTCTTTATCATTATTTCATTAGCAATTGCGACTATTACTCAATTCTTTATCGTGCGTCACTCGCTAGCTCCATTAAAAGATTTACGAGAAGGGTTACGTAAAATTGGTGAAGGAGACTTAAGTATTAAATTAAAAGAAAGACCAGATGATATTGGAATTATTAATGTTTATTTCAATAACACGATTGAAAAATTTAAAGGGATTATAGATAAAGTAAGGCAAACTGCTGAGCAAGTTTCTTCTTCTTCGCAAGAGTTGTCAGCGAGTACAGAGGAAAATAGCATGGCAGTTCAAGAGATTGCAAGTTCTATTGAAGGTTTAAGAGTAGGGGCACAGTCTCAAAAAACGTCAGTACAACAATGTTTAGGAATTGTACATGGAATGGAAGATAAGGTAGAAGAGATAACTGGGGCTGCAAAACAAGTTGCAGTTGCTTCTGAAGGTATGGAGCAACATTCAATTGAAGGTAATGAAGTGATTGGACAAATTATTAATCAAATGAGTTTAATCCAAAATGCAGTACAAGATTTATCTTCCATCATTTATTCGTTAGAAACAAGGTCAAAAGAAATTAGTGATATCGTAACTGTAATTACAGGTATTTCAAATCAAACAAATCTATTAGCGTTAAATGCTTCTATTGAGGCTTCACGTGCTGGAGCAGCTGGAAGAGGGTTTGCGGTTGTTGCTGATGAAGTACGAAAATTAGCAGAACAAACTGAAGCGTCTGCAAAAGATATAGCGAAATTAATTGGTGAAACACAAGCTGAGACAGAAGATGCTGTAGTTTCCATGCAAAAAGGTTCAAAAGAAGTAGAAACTGGAATTTCACTTGTTCAAAGTAGTGGAGATTTCTTTGAAAAAATTTCAAAATCAGCGCAATCTGTTACAGATCAAGTAAAAGCTGTTTCTGGTAATTCGAGTGACATTTTACAAAATAGCCAAAATATTGTTCAAGTTGTAAATGAATTATCGCATATTGCAAATACTTATGCCAACAGCAGTAGTAATGTTGAAGAAAGCATGAAAGAGCAAGAAATATCAGTACAAGATATTGCAGAATTAGCGACTTCTTTAAGTTGGCTTTCTCAGGAATTACAAGAGCTAATTGGTGAGTTTAAAAGTGAATAA